The genomic interval ACCTGGGCGACCTCTTCGGGGGCGCCCAGGGCGGGGGCGGCGGCGCCGGTGGCTTCGGCGGCGGCCTGGGCGACGTCTTCGGCGGCCTGTTCAACCGCGGCGCGGGTGCCCGCACCCAGCCGCGGCGCGGCCAGGACATCGAGTCCGAGGTCTCGCTCAATTTCTCCGAGGCGGTGGAGGGGGCCACGGTCCCGCTCCGGATGTCCTCCTCGGCGGCGTGCAAGGCGTGCTCCGGCACCGGCGACAAAAACGGTACGCCGCGGGTCTGCCCGACCTGCGTCGGCACCGGCCAGGTCTCGCACGGCTCCGGCGGCGGCTTCTCGCTGACGGACCCCTGCCCCGACTGCAAGGGCCGCGGGCTCATCCCCGAGAACCCCTGCGACACCTGCAAGGGCAGCGGCCGGGCCACGTCCTCCCGCACCATGCAGGTCCGCATCCCGCCGGGCGTCTCCGACGGCCAGCGGATCCGGCTGCGCGGCAAGGGCGCCCCGGGCGAGCGCGGCGGCCCCAGCGGCGACCTCTACGTCGTGGTGCACGTCGGCAGCCACCCGGTCTTCGGCCGTAAGGACGACAACCTCACCATCACCGTGCCGGTCTCCTTCGTGGAGGCGGCGCTCGGCGGCGAGGTGCGGGTCCCGACCCTCGGCGGCCCGCCGGTCACCCTCAAACTGCCCGCCGGCACGCCCAACGGCCGCACGATGCGCGCCCGTGGCAAGGGCGCGGTCCGTAAGGACGGCACCCGGGGCGATCTGCTGGTGACGGTGGAGGTGGCCGTTCCCACGGAGCTCGACGACAAGGCGCGGGAGGCCCTGGAGGCCTACCGCGAGGCGACGGCGGGCGCCGACCCGAGGGCCGATCTGTTCCAGGCCGCGAAGGGAGCATGAGATGGACGGCCGACGACGGCGTTTCGAACCCACCCAGCCTTACCAGCTGACCGACGAGTCGCCGGTCTACGTCATCTCGGTCGCCGCCCAGCTGTCGGGCCTGCACCCGCAGACCCTCCGGCAGTACGACCGGCTCGGCCTGGTCTCCCCGGACCGGACGGCCGGCCGCGGCCGCCGCTACTCGGCCCGGGACATCGAGCTCCTGCGCCAGGTGCAGCAGCTCAGCCAGGACGAGGGCATCAACCTCGCCGGCATCAAGCGCATCATCGAGCTGGAGAACCAGGTGTCCGCGCTCAAGGCGCGGATCGCCGAGCTCCAGGGCATGGTCGAGGGCGCGGCCACCGCCATGCAGCAGGCGGAGGCCGCCGTCCACGCCTCGTACCGCCGCGACCTGGTCCCGTACCAGGACGTGCAGCAGACGAGCGCGCTGGTGGTCTGGCGGCCCCGGCGCGACCAGGACCGCTAGGTCCGCAGGCGGCACGGCCAGGGGGCCGGGTGAGCTTTCCGCTCGCCCGGCCCCTTCGCGTTTTCCGCCCCGGCGGGCCAGGGGAGTTGACGGCCTGTCACCCGAGTGGGTGGCGTGCCCGCCCCTGACCTCGGGCAGACCGTACCGTGGGTACCAGGGTCATGATCGTGCGGTTCACTTGCACGGAAGGGTCCTGATCGCCGTGGGGAAGGTGACGCGGGTGCTCCTGAGCTTCCGAGTGTCGAACCACCGGTCCATCAGAGAGGAACAGCAGCTGCTCCTCTCGCCCGTCCAGGAGACGGCACCGGGCTCCGCCGACGGCACCTCCACGCCCCCCTCCGCCGTGCCCGTCGCGGCGCTCTTCGGTGCCAACGCCGCCGGGAAGTCGAACGTCGTCGACGCCCTGCACTTCATGGCGGGCCTGGTGCACAGCTCCCACCGCGACGCCGAGCCCGGCGGCGGCCTCGTCCGCTCCCCGTTCCTGCTGGACGAGCGGAGCGCCTCCGCCCCGTCCTGGTACGTGGTCGACCTCGTCCTCGGCGGTGTCCGCCACACCTACGGCTTCGGCGTCGACGACGAGCGGGTCCTCGACGAGTGGCTGTACAGCTACCCCGACGGCACCCGGCGCACGGTCTTCCAGCGGTCCGGCGACGAGATCGACTTCGGCGAGGGCGCGCCCAAGGCCGAGCTGGAGCTCGTCCGCAGCATCACCGAGCCGAACGTCCTGTTCCTGACGGTCGCGGCCCGGTCCCGGCAGGCGCTCCTCCAGCCGGTGTACGCCTGGTTCCGGGCGGTCCGCTTCCGCGCGGGCGGCGCGCACGGCTCCCCCGACCCGGGCAGCCTGCGCCGCTTGCAGGACCCCGCGCGCGCGGCCTCCGTCGTGGCCCTGTTGCAGGCCGCCGACCTGGGCATCGAGGACATGGGCGTCGAGGACTTCGAGGCGGACGGCGCCGACCGGGTCTCGGCCCTCACCTTCCGCGAGCGGCTGATGCGCGAGCTCAGGCGCACCGAGCTCTCCACGTTCCTCTTCACCACCACGACCGCCCGCGTGTGGGTGCAGCAGAGGGCGCGCGACGGCAGCAGCGCGCGCCTGGGCCTGGAGGACCAGTCCCAGGGCACCCGCATGCTCTTCGACTACGCCGGCCCCGTCCTCGACGCCCTGGAACAGGGCAGCATGCTGATCGTCGACGAGGTCGACGCCAGCCTCCACCCCCGGCTGACGGCCCAGGTCATCCGCCTCTTCCAGAGCCCCGCGGCCAACCCTCGCGGCGCCCAGCTCCTGCTGACGACCCACGACGTGAGCCTCCTCGGCCGCAGCGCCGGCGAGGAGATCCTCCGGCGGGACCAGATCTGGTTCGTCGAGAAGGACCGCCACGGCGAGACCACGCTCTTCCCCCTCTCGGACTTCACCCCCCGCCAAGCGGAGAACCGCGAGCGGCGGTACCTCGGCGGGAGTTATGGTGCGGTCCCGGTCCTCAGTGACGAGCGGTTCGAGGCGGCGCTGGCCGCCAGGGGGAGAACAGTGGATGGCGAGGACGCCGAAACTTAGCGGCCGCCGGGGTGTCGTCCGCGGCGTTGTCCGTGGCACCGGCCGTGGCGCCGTGCGCGGCCCCGGCCGCGGGCCGGCCTTCGAGTCCGGCGTCCTGCGCGCCCCCGCCACCCGGCCGGGCCGCGACCGGCTGCTGGTCGTCTGCGGCGCCAAGGCCACCGAGAAGCACTACCTCCAAGGTCTCGTCGAACACCTCGCCAACCCGGCCGTCACCGTCCGCATCCGGACCAAGCCCTGCTCCCCGGCCCAGCTCATCGCCTACGCGGCCGGTGAACGCGACCGCGCGGGCGACGACTTCGACCAGATCTGGTGCGTCTTCGACGTCGACGAGTACGACGTCGCCCGCGCGGTGACCCGTGCCCGCCGGGAGGGCATCGAGGTCGCCGTCTCCAACCCCTGCTTCGAGCTGTGGCTGGTCCTCCACTTCTCCGACCACAAGGCCCATGTCGGCACCTACCGCGAGCTGTTGCCCTACCTGAAGCGGTACGTCCCCGCCTACGACAAGGCCCGCCTGGACTTCCGCGACTACGAACACGGGTGGCCCTCGGCGGGCAGCCGCGCGGCGGTCCTCGCGGAGGCGGGGCACGAGCACGCGACGAACCCGTCGACGGGGGTGTGGGCCCTGGTGGACCGCATCGCCGGCCGCTGAACCGTCTCCTTGTGGATCACCCCCAGGCCGGTGGCGCCTTCCTGGTGATCTCGCACCAGACCGCCTTGGACTCGGTGGTCGCCAGCCCCCTGGGCAGCGAGAAGTAGTTCCACCGGTCCGCGAGCAGTTGCAGCAACGCGAGGCCGCGGCCGCTGTCGCTGTACGGGTGGGTGACCCGCACCCCGGGCGGCTGCGGGCAGGAATCCCACACGGTCATCCGCAGCACGTCCCATTCCGACCAGCGGACGCGTAGTTCGGCGTCGCCGGTGGTGTGGACGATCGCGTTGGTGAGCATCTCCCCGGCCAACAGTTCGGCGCGGCCGGTCAGTTCGTCCAATCCGTGGGCCTTGAGGGCGGCCCGGAGGGTCGTACGGGCTACTCGGACGGCTCTGGGGTCGTGGGGGACGTGCAGGATGTACTCGAACGGTTCGACGGCGGTGGCCGGGGGAACGGTGTCGATCGCGGGTAGGGGCAGCACGAACGCCTCCTGCGGGGGTTTTGGTGTGTCGGCCCCGGTGTCATGCCGCGCATGCGTGTTTGGGCATGGCGGTGCGCTTCCGGTGACCGGATCTCGCCACTCTGTGAGCGGCGCAACGCTCAACGTAGGGACAAATCTTGTTCCTGTGCAAGCCGTTGGGGAAAGTTCGCCCACCAGGGTGGGGTCATGGCAGAGTGCCCGGCACCAGGACCTGCGAGAGGGAGAGGGCATGCCGCCGAGATCGAACCCCACTGCCCGCCAAGTGCGGTTGGGTACGGAGCTCAAGAGGCTGCGTGAGCGTGCCGGAATCACGGCGATCGAAGCGGCCCGGGTCGTCGGGGTGGACGCAGGCAAGATGTCCCACATCGAGTCGGGGCGCGCGGCGGTGACCGAGGACCGGCTTCGTAGGCTTGCGGAGCATCTAGGGGTCGCCGACGCCGGGCTGGTGGATGCCCTTGTGGCGATGGCCACCGAGCGCCGTCGCGGCTGGTGGGAGAAGTACCGTGAACTGGTCCATCCATTGGCCCTCGACCTGGCGGAGCTGGAACATCACGCCCGTGGTCTGCGGGCTCTTCAGGTGATCCATATCCCGGGGCTCTTGCAGTGCGAGGGTCACGCTCGGGCATTGTTCAGCAACTCCATGCCGGACCTGTCGGCCCAGGAAGTCGAAGCGATCGTCGAGTTCCGGATGCGGCGACGTCGGCAGATCTTCGACCGTGACGATCCTCCCCGCCTCGACGCCGTGATTCACGAAGCTGCCTTACGTATCCGGGTGGGGGATCGCAAACTTGCACGCGAACAGCTCGACCTGCTGCTCGAGCTCTCCGAACGGCCTGAACTGAGCGTGCGAGTAGTGCCCTTCGAGCGGGATGGTTTCACGGAGACGTCATTTTCGATGCTCTACGCGGAGGGGCCTGTGCAGCAGCTGGACGCGGTCCAGTTCGACGCCGTGCACGGCAGCATCTTCGTGTACGACGAGAAGGCTCTCTCGAGGTACAGGACGGTCCTCGACGCGGCGGCGGGCGCCTCGTTGTCCAGAGTCGAGTCGCGGGATCTCATTCGACGTATCGCTCGTGAGTTGTAAGGGTTTGGACATGGCTCATATCCCCTGGCAGAAGAGCTCGTTCTCGGCATCCACTACGGGCAACGAGTGTGTCGAGGTCGGCCCTGCCCATGGCGCAGTGCTCCTCCGGGAAAGCGACGAGCCCGGCCTGGTCATTGAGACCACCCTCGGGAGCCTCGCCGCGCTGATACGCGCGGTCAAAGTGCAGGTCGTCTGAATGGGTTCCTGGCAAAGGAGCTCGTACTCGGGCGGCATGGACAACCAGGAGTGCGTGGAGGTCTCTCGTAACGATGGCGTGATTCGCCTCCGCGAAAGCGACGAGCCCGGCGTGGTCATCAGGACCACGCCCAGCAACCTCGCTGCGCTGATACGCGCGGTCAAAGTGAAGGTGGTTTAAGTGAGCGCCTGGCAGAAGAGTACGTATTCGGCCGACACCCCGGGGAACGAGTGTGTTGAGGTCGGCGCTACCGGCGACACCGTCGCCGTTCGCGAAAGCGACGAGCCCGGCGTGGTCCTGACCACCACACCGGGCTCCCTCCGCACCCTCATCCGGTCGCTCAAGGCGCGCGGCGCTGCGGCTGGGTGAGCGGGAGATTTCCCCAGCCCCGCCCCTTCCCGAAACTGGGGCTTCGCCCCAGACCCCCTGCCGCGCTGGCGCGCGGTGGCCTCAAACTCCCCCAGCTACCGCTGGGAGGTGCCCCCAGCCGGGCTGAAATTCGCCCGGTTCCGGGAGACAACTCAGCCCGGCCGGCGCTTGAGGACCGGGGTCCGGGGCGGAGCCCCGGTCGGGAAGGGGCGGGGTGGGGAAAGGCCCGCCGCAGGCGCACTCACACCCCGAGACGGCCGAGGACGGCCCGAGCCGCCTCCCGCACACCCGCCCGCGTCTCCTCGTTGACATCGACCGTCTCGAAACCGTGGTGGGCCGAGGGAATGTCGACCACGTCGACACACGCGCCGGAGGCCGCCGCCGAGGCCAAAAACTCCGCGACCGTGGCCGCGATCTCCGCCCGCTCCTGCCCCACCCTGGTCAGTACGACCGGCAGGTCACCCGCCGAACGTACGGCCTCCACCGGCCGGAAGCGGGAGTCCGCCGGGAAGCCCCAGTTCGGCATGGGCGCCAGGATCGGGTACGTCGCGCCGACGCACCGCAGCCAGGAGGGCGGGTTCGCGAGCCAGTCCGCGCAGAGCAGGCCGCCGGCCGAGAAGAACCAGAGGGCGACGCGGGACGCGTCGACACGCGGGTCGGCCCGGACGCGTTCGACCGCGGCGGCGATGTCGGACGCGGCGACCGGGTAGTCGGCGAGGTCGTGGAGGCCGTGGTCGACCATGACGCCGACCGCGCCGAGTTCGGCGACGTGCCGCGCGTAGCCGACGTAGCCGGGCCAGTCGCGCGGGGTGGGCCCGACGTCGCGGGGGACGGGCCCGCCGTGGACGAACACGACGGCCGGACGGGGGCCGGGCTCGTCGGGGAAGTACAGGTCGACGTTGCCGACCCGCTCGCGGGCGCGCTCGGGTACGTCCAGGAGGAACGGGCGCAGGTGGGCGGGGAGTTCGGGCGCGGTCATCCGGTGGCCTTCGCCGGCGGCGGCGCTCAGCAGGACACCGGTGAGCGCGTCCGGCGTGGAGAGCATCGGCCAGTGGCCCGTGTCGAGCTCGAAGAAGGTGACGCGGGGGTCGGCGAGGGCCAGGAGGCGGGGGTCGCCGAGGCCGAGGAGGGCCTCGACCATGGCGATGCTGGAGCCGTTGCCCGTGCAAAGGACGCCCGTGGTGGGGACGGTGGTGAGCGCCTCGCTGAGGTGCAGCGGCTGGGTGAGCGTGCCCGCGGGCTGCGGGACCGCGCGCCGCGCGAGCTCGGCGAGGGCCTCCGCCGGGACGCCCGCGGTGCTGCCGAGGACGTCCCAGCCGCCGGCCGCCGGCGCGGGGACCGGCAGGCCGGGCCGCTCGGCGAGGTGCGCGTGGACCGCCGGGCTGGGTACGAGCTTCGCGGCGGGGTCGCCGTTCTGCGGCATGGCGGTGTCGAGGCAGACGACGCGGGCGACGCGGTCGGGGCGGAGGGCCGCCGCGCCGAGGGCGGGGTGGACGCCGTAGCAGTGGCCGACGAGGACGATCTCCGGGGCGTCCAGGCCGTCGATGACCCGGACGACGTCCTGGACGTGGGTGTCGAGACCGGTGCCGGACGCGGCGGACGCTCCGTCCATGCCGGTGAGTGTGACGGGGTGGACCTCGGCGCCCGATCCGGTCAGCCGGTCGGCGACCTCTCGCCAGATCCAGCCACCGGTGTGGAGCCCGGACACCAGGATGAACGCCGTCATGAATGCCTCCTCGTACGCTGCGGTCGCCGGGCGGCCGGCCGTGGGGGCCGCCCGCGCTCGTCGTTACGGTAGGAACTCCTGCTGGGGGAGGTTCAAGCCATGTCGTCAGAGTGCGTGTGGAGCATCGGGGAGCTGGCGGAGCACGCGGGGGTCACCGTGAAGACCGTCCGCTTCTATTCGGACAGCGGTCTGCTGCCGGAGGGTGCCCGCAGCGCGGGCGGTCACCGGCGGTACGGGCCGGAGGCGCTGGAGCGGCTGCGGCTGATCCGGTCGCTGCGGGCGCTGGACCTGCCGGTCCCGGAGGTGGGGCGGGTGCTGGACGGAGAGGGCGCGCTGGAGGCCGCCATCGAGGGGCAGCTCCTGGAGGTCGGCTCGCGGCTGGCGGAGCTGCGGTGGCGGGAGGCGGCGCTCCAACTGGTCAGGGACTGCGCGCCGGAGGAGCGGGCGGAGCGGCTGCGGCTGGTGGGGGCGGTGACGGCGCCGCCGAGCACGGCGTCGCTGGTGCGGTTCTGGCGGCTCTGGCTGCCGCCGAGGCTGCCGGCGGAGGTGCTGTCCCGGTTCCTGGAACAGGCGGTCCCGGAGCTGCCGGACGCGCCGACGCCGGAGCAGGTGCTGGCCTTCGCCCGGCTGCACGCGATGGTCTCGGCGGTGTGCGCGGGGGAGAGCTGCCAGCCGGTCGTGCACCGGTCGGGGACGGGCTACCGCCCGGCGGTGCTGTACGACGGGCTGGGCGAGGCGTTCGCGCTGGCCGCGCCGGAGCTGACGGCGGGGCGGCGGCCGCGCGAGGGGGAGGCGCTGGACTGCTTCGTCGCGGCGTACGCGGGGGCGCGCGGGGCGCGTGACACGGCCGGTTTCCGCAGGGAGCTGAGCCGCGAGCTCGCCTCGGATCCCCGGCTCGACCGCTACTGGCAGCTGGTCGCGGAGCTGAACGGCCCGGCGGCGCCGACGCCGGGCGTCGCCCACGACTGGCTGCGCGAGGCGCTGGACGCCCAGCTCGCCGGGCGGGCGGCGGCCTGAGCGGGGCCGGGGCCCATGCCGGGAAAAGGGCGGCCGGCCCGTCCGAGGTGGGGACGGGCCGGCCGGTGCCGGCGGGGGCCTCTCGCCTTACGGCGTGGCCCTGCCAGGGGTTCTTACTGCTCGACGACGCCGGACTTGGCGATGGCGATCTTGGCGCGGGTGGCGCCGGACTGGGAGCCGAGGGACTCGATCTTCGTGACCAGGTCCTGGCCCTCGACGACCTCGCCGAAGACGACGTGCTTGCCGTCCAGCCAGTCGGTGACGATGGTGGTGATGAAGAACTGCGAGCCGTTGGTGTTCTTGCCGGCGTTCGCCATCGAGAGCAGGAACGGGCGGTCGTGCTTGAGCTTGAAGTTCTCGTCCGCGAACTTCTCGCCGTAGATGCTCTTGCCGCCGGTGCCGTCGCCGCGGGTGAAGTCGCCACCCTGGAGCATGAACTGCGGGATGACGCGGTGGAAGCCGGAGCCCTCGTAGCCGAAGCCGTGCTGGCCGGTGGCGAGCTCGCGGAAGTTCTGGGCGGTCTTGGGGACGACGTCGTCGTACAGCTTGAAGACGATGCGGCCGGCGGCGTCGCCGTCGATGGTGATGTCGAAGAACACGTTGTTACTCATGGAGCCCATCCTGACATTAGGGAGGGCGCGGTGCGCGCGGGGTGGGGGTGGGGTGTCGGGTGTGATCTTCCCCGGGCCCGCCTTTCCCGTGACCGGCCACGGCTAGGTGAGCCGCAGCCGGACCTCCAGCTCGTGCTCGCCCGGCACCGTGCCGCGGTCCTCCACGGTGAACGCCGCCGTGAGCTCCTGCCGCACCTTGCGCACGGGGTCCGCCGCGCCGAAGAGGTCGACGGAGACGCCGCCGGACAGGGTGACGGGCGTCGCCGTCGACGGGACGTGGCCGGTGCGGGTGTCGACGACCATGCACCACACCATGTGCTCCGCGCCGGACGCGGCCTTGACCTCGCTGCGGGTGGGTTCCTCCACCTCGGGGAAGGCCGACTCCAGGGCGCGGAAGACCGCGCCCGCGTCCTGGTGGCCGCAGTCGGTCACATGGATGCTGACGTGGTCCGCACTCTCGGCGCCGCTCATGACGTGGATGCTCCCTCTGCCGTCCGGGACCGTCTGTCACCCCCGACGGTACGAGCCGCGGGCCGCCCCGGCACCAGTACGGGGGCCAACCGGGCTGCTCAGGGCAGCAGGTCCAGGCCGGCCTCCAGGAGCATGCCCGGCGCCCCGCGCGCGCCCGTGCCGAACGCGGCGGCGAGGGCGTAGCCGAGGGCGGCGTCCAGCGGCATGATCTTCGCGCGCCGCCGCCAGTCGGCGGGCTCGACGATCCCGCCGCGCTGCGCGGTGAGCCTGCCGAGGCGCGTGCCGTTCCGGGACAGCCGGCTGGACGCGTCGGACGACGGGACGAGGCGATATCTGCCGTCGGTCCTCATCTTCACCGTGACCGCGTACGAGCGGCGGGTGATCCGGCCCCGGCCGAGCGTGAGGGGGGCCTCGGCGCCGTCGACGGCCAGGGTGAGGGCGGTGGCGTCGCGGCTGCCGATGGGGACGTGTTCGCTGGTGTGCCCGCCGGGGGCGCGGCGGAGGGCGACGTGCGGGATCGCGGGGCCCGAGACGTCGAGGAGTCCGGCGTCGGAGTCGAGGGAGAGGTCGATCCTGCCGAAGACGGGATCGTGGGTGAAGGAGGTGACGGGGTCCACGGGAAGGTCACTGCCCCAGCCGGGGGTCATGGAACCAGGCCCAGCGCCTTCGTCACGGTGATCTCGACCAGGACGCGGTCGGGGTTGGGCGAGGGCGTCCGGCCGTACCGCTCGGCGTAGCGGTTCACGGCGTCCGCGACGGCGTCGGCCTCGGTGCGCACGACGGCGACGCCCTCCAGGGTCGCCCACTTCCGCTCGCCGATCTGGCAGACCGCGACACGGGCGCCGTCCGGGCCGGCGGCCAGGATGTTGGCGACCTTGCGGCTGGTCTTGTTCGTGATCACCCGGGCGAGGCCGGTCTCGGGGTCGAACGTGACGCCGACGGGCACCAGGTGCGGGCTGCCGTCGGGGCGGGTGGTGGTGAGCGTGCAGATGTGCCGCTCGCGCCAGAAGTCGACGTATGCGG from Streptomyces albireticuli carries:
- a CDS encoding peptidylprolyl isomerase, producing MSNNVFFDITIDGDAAGRIVFKLYDDVVPKTAQNFRELATGQHGFGYEGSGFHRVIPQFMLQGGDFTRGDGTGGKSIYGEKFADENFKLKHDRPFLLSMANAGKNTNGSQFFITTIVTDWLDGKHVVFGEVVEGQDLVTKIESLGSQSGATRAKIAIAKSGVVEQ
- a CDS encoding DUF397 domain-containing protein; the encoded protein is MGSWQRSSYSGGMDNQECVEVSRNDGVIRLRESDEPGVVIRTTPSNLAALIRAVKVKVV
- a CDS encoding pyridoxamine 5'-phosphate oxidase family protein, translated to MAHDLSALTPAYVDFWRERHICTLTTTRPDGSPHLVPVGVTFDPETGLARVITNKTSRKVANILAAGPDGARVAVCQIGERKWATLEGVAVVRTEADAVADAVNRYAERYGRTPSPNPDRVLVEITVTKALGLVP
- a CDS encoding AAA family ATPase codes for the protein MLLSFRVSNHRSIREEQQLLLSPVQETAPGSADGTSTPPSAVPVAALFGANAAGKSNVVDALHFMAGLVHSSHRDAEPGGGLVRSPFLLDERSASAPSWYVVDLVLGGVRHTYGFGVDDERVLDEWLYSYPDGTRRTVFQRSGDEIDFGEGAPKAELELVRSITEPNVLFLTVAARSRQALLQPVYAWFRAVRFRAGGAHGSPDPGSLRRLQDPARAASVVALLQAADLGIEDMGVEDFEADGADRVSALTFRERLMRELRRTELSTFLFTTTTARVWVQQRARDGSSARLGLEDQSQGTRMLFDYAGPVLDALEQGSMLIVDEVDASLHPRLTAQVIRLFQSPAANPRGAQLLLTTHDVSLLGRSAGEEILRRDQIWFVEKDRHGETTLFPLSDFTPRQAENRERRYLGGSYGAVPVLSDERFEAALAARGRTVDGEDAET
- a CDS encoding MerR family transcriptional regulator; this encodes MSSECVWSIGELAEHAGVTVKTVRFYSDSGLLPEGARSAGGHRRYGPEALERLRLIRSLRALDLPVPEVGRVLDGEGALEAAIEGQLLEVGSRLAELRWREAALQLVRDCAPEERAERLRLVGAVTAPPSTASLVRFWRLWLPPRLPAEVLSRFLEQAVPELPDAPTPEQVLAFARLHAMVSAVCAGESCQPVVHRSGTGYRPAVLYDGLGEAFALAAPELTAGRRPREGEALDCFVAAYAGARGARDTAGFRRELSRELASDPRLDRYWQLVAELNGPAAPTPGVAHDWLREALDAQLAGRAAA
- a CDS encoding DUF397 domain-containing protein codes for the protein MSAWQKSTYSADTPGNECVEVGATGDTVAVRESDEPGVVLTTTPGSLRTLIRSLKARGAAAG
- a CDS encoding DUF397 domain-containing protein, with translation MAHIPWQKSSFSASTTGNECVEVGPAHGAVLLRESDEPGLVIETTLGSLAALIRAVKVQVV
- a CDS encoding ATP-binding protein: MLPLPAIDTVPPATAVEPFEYILHVPHDPRAVRVARTTLRAALKAHGLDELTGRAELLAGEMLTNAIVHTTGDAELRVRWSEWDVLRMTVWDSCPQPPGVRVTHPYSDSGRGLALLQLLADRWNYFSLPRGLATTESKAVWCEITRKAPPAWG
- a CDS encoding RloB family protein, which produces MRGPGRGPAFESGVLRAPATRPGRDRLLVVCGAKATEKHYLQGLVEHLANPAVTVRIRTKPCSPAQLIAYAAGERDRAGDDFDQIWCVFDVDEYDVARAVTRARREGIEVAVSNPCFELWLVLHFSDHKAHVGTYRELLPYLKRYVPAYDKARLDFRDYEHGWPSAGSRAAVLAEAGHEHATNPSTGVWALVDRIAGR
- a CDS encoding heat shock protein transcriptional repressor HspR yields the protein MDGRRRRFEPTQPYQLTDESPVYVISVAAQLSGLHPQTLRQYDRLGLVSPDRTAGRGRRYSARDIELLRQVQQLSQDEGINLAGIKRIIELENQVSALKARIAELQGMVEGAATAMQQAEAAVHASYRRDLVPYQDVQQTSALVVWRPRRDQDR
- a CDS encoding alpha/beta fold hydrolase — encoded protein: MTAFILVSGLHTGGWIWREVADRLTGSGAEVHPVTLTGMDGASAASGTGLDTHVQDVVRVIDGLDAPEIVLVGHCYGVHPALGAAALRPDRVARVVCLDTAMPQNGDPAAKLVPSPAVHAHLAERPGLPVPAPAAGGWDVLGSTAGVPAEALAELARRAVPQPAGTLTQPLHLSEALTTVPTTGVLCTGNGSSIAMVEALLGLGDPRLLALADPRVTFFELDTGHWPMLSTPDALTGVLLSAAAGEGHRMTAPELPAHLRPFLLDVPERARERVGNVDLYFPDEPGPRPAVVFVHGGPVPRDVGPTPRDWPGYVGYARHVAELGAVGVMVDHGLHDLADYPVAASDIAAAVERVRADPRVDASRVALWFFSAGGLLCADWLANPPSWLRCVGATYPILAPMPNWGFPADSRFRPVEAVRSAGDLPVVLTRVGQERAEIAATVAEFLASAAASGACVDVVDIPSAHHGFETVDVNEETRAGVREAARAVLGRLGV
- a CDS encoding helix-turn-helix domain-containing protein; this encodes MPPRSNPTARQVRLGTELKRLRERAGITAIEAARVVGVDAGKMSHIESGRAAVTEDRLRRLAEHLGVADAGLVDALVAMATERRRGWWEKYRELVHPLALDLAELEHHARGLRALQVIHIPGLLQCEGHARALFSNSMPDLSAQEVEAIVEFRMRRRRQIFDRDDPPRLDAVIHEAALRIRVGDRKLAREQLDLLLELSERPELSVRVVPFERDGFTETSFSMLYAEGPVQQLDAVQFDAVHGSIFVYDEKALSRYRTVLDAAAGASLSRVESRDLIRRIAREL
- the dnaJ gene encoding molecular chaperone DnaJ, producing the protein MSTKDFVEKDYYKVLGVPKDATEAEIKKAYRKLAREYHPDANKGDASAEERFKEISEANDVLADPKRRKEYDEARALFGNGGFRPGPGGGAGGSFNFDLGDLFGGAQGGGGGAGGFGGGLGDVFGGLFNRGAGARTQPRRGQDIESEVSLNFSEAVEGATVPLRMSSSAACKACSGTGDKNGTPRVCPTCVGTGQVSHGSGGGFSLTDPCPDCKGRGLIPENPCDTCKGSGRATSSRTMQVRIPPGVSDGQRIRLRGKGAPGERGGPSGDLYVVVHVGSHPVFGRKDDNLTITVPVSFVEAALGGEVRVPTLGGPPVTLKLPAGTPNGRTMRARGKGAVRKDGTRGDLLVTVEVAVPTELDDKAREALEAYREATAGADPRADLFQAAKGA